The following coding sequences are from one Lolium rigidum isolate FL_2022 chromosome 6, APGP_CSIRO_Lrig_0.1, whole genome shotgun sequence window:
- the LOC124665256 gene encoding tyrosine decarboxylase-like → MAPPSHCFVTVDVATDNGALPAAPVMVDAPQQKLQCPNVLDAEEFRRQGHQVIDFIADYYGRMSDYPVHPSVTPGFLRDVLPTDAPRRPGPDAFGSALQDVRNLLLPGMTHWQSPRHFAHFPASSSTVGALGEALIAGINVVPFTWAASPAATELEMVVVDWLGKALHLPESLLFAGGGGGTFLGTTCEAILCALVSARDQKLAEIGGNRIGDLVVYCSDQTHFSFRKAARIAGIQRDHCREVQTYHGDMFALSPTELQAAMQADVDAGLVPLFLCATVGTTQTTAVDPVGELCAVAASHGVWVHVDAAYAGSALVCPEFRHVIDGLEFVDSFSMNPHKWLLANNDCCAMWVKKPCALVAALGTEQEYILKDAAAEEHGVVDYKDWTITLTRRFRALKIWLVLRCYGVDGLRDHIRSHLRMAEAFEGMVRADARFEVVTERHFALVCFRLRSPEKLGGEKTANQLNRRLLEEVNAATSGPYMSSANVGGIYMLRCAIGSTLTEERHVNDAWKVVQDRASAILRKMEIIYSVLG, encoded by the coding sequence ATGGCCCCACCGTCGCACTGCTTCGTCACCGTCGACGTTGCAACCGACAATGGCGCCCTCCCCGCGGCGCCGGTGATGGTGGACGCGCCGCAGCAGAAGCTGCAGTGCCCCAACGTTCTCGACGCTGAGGAGTTCCGGCGCCAGGGCCATCAGGTTATCGACTTCATCGCCGACTACTATGGCCGCATGAGCGACTACCCCGTGCACCCCAGCGTCACGCCCGGCTTCCTGCGCGACGTGCTTCCCACGGACGCGCCGCGCCGTCCAGGGCCCGACGCGTTCGGGTCGGCGCTGCAGGACGTCCGGAACCTGTTGCTGCCGGGAATGACGCACTGGCAGAGCCCTCGCCACTTCGCGCACTTCCCGGCGTCAAGCAGCACCGTCGGCGCCCTCGGGGAGGCGCTCATCGCCGGCATCAATGTCGTCCCCTTTACCTGGGCCGCCTCGCCGGCTGCCACGGAGCTCGAGATGGTAGTCGTGGACTGGCTCGGCAAGGCGCTGCACTTGCCAGAGAGCCTTTTGTTTGCAGGAGGCGGCGGGGGTACGTTTCTGGGCACGACCTGCGAGGCCATACTGTGCGCCCTCGTCTCCGCGAGGGACCAGAAGCTGGCGGAGATCGGAGGGAACAGGATCGGCGACCTCGTCGTCTACTGCTCCGACCAGACCCACTTCTCCTTCCGCAAGGCTGCGCGCATCGCCGGGATCCAGCGCGACCACTGCCGCGAGGTACAGACGTACCATGGAGACATGTTCGCGCTCTCGCCCACGGAGCTGCAAGCCGCCATGCAGGCTGACGTTGACGCCGGCCTGGTCCCGCTGTTCTTATGTGCCACTGTTGGGACCACCCAGACGACCGCCGTTGACCCTGTCGGTGAGCTCTGCGCCGTCGCCGCATCTCACGGCGTCTGGGTACACGTGGACGCCGCCTACGCCGGCTCCGCGCTGGTGTGCCCGGAGTTCCGCCACGTGATCGACGGCCTGGAGTTCGTGGACTCGTTCAGCATGAACCCCCACAAGTGGCTCCTCGCCAACAACGACTGCTGCGCCATGTGGGTGAAGAAGCCGTGCGCGCTGGTGGCGGCGCTGGGCACGGAGCAGGAGTACATCCTCaaggacgcggcggcggaggagcacggCGTGGTGGACTACAAGGACTGGACCATCACCCTCACTCGCCGCTTCCGGGCGCTCAAGATCTGGCTAGTGCTCCGCTGCTACGGCGTCGACGGCCTGCGCGACCACATCCGCTCGCACCTGCGCATGGCCGAGGCGTTCGAGGGCATGGTGAGAGCCGACGCGAGGTTCGAGGTGGTGACCGAGAGGCACTTCGCGTTGGTGTGCTTCCGCCTCAGGTCTCCGGAGAAGCTCGGCGGCGAGAAGACGGCCAACCAGCTTAACCGGAGACTGCTTGAGGAGGTGAACGCGGCCACCTCGGGCCCCTACATGAGCTCCGCAAACGTCGGCGGCATCTACATGCTCAGGTGCGCCATCGGAAGCACGCTCACGGAGGAGCGGCATGTAAACGACGCGTGGAAGGTCGTCCAGGATCGGGCATCAGCAATCCTTCGTAAAATGGAAATTATCTACAGCGTGCTTggttaa